Sequence from the Bremerella volcania genome:
CGGTCATCAGTTCCAGTCGCCCTTCTGGAAGCCGTAAACGCTCGTACAAGGGAGCTAATCGCTGCTCAATCTCAGCCGAAGTAACGATTTCATCCGGCAGGCAATAGCCTAGCCCTTCGATGCAGACATTTTGGTATTTCATGCCGACTCTGACAGCGGAGAAGAACTTTCCGTAAAGCCGATATCATACCGGGTTTGGGGCAAGGAGAGAACCGACCGGTATCATTTGAAGAATTCATTCTCACAGCATGAAGTCTAGATGAAGGCAGTGACAGCTGGAAGATGTGGCAGCTATCAGCGCACTAAAGCACAAGATATGGAAAAAGCTTGGCAAGCTTTAACGGATCGGTAGACTCTTCGCATCTTGTTATTGATCTGAGTACGTCTCGGAACGTTACGATCTGATCAAGGCACATGATAGGGAGGTCATCGCTTTAGCAAACCCAGGACGGGTATCTGCGATTGCTTGGTGGGCAAGCCAATAGCTGCGTGTCGGACTACACGTTTCATTATCGGCTGCTTACCAACGAAAGTTTTGGACGAACTTCGTACCAGCCAAGCACTTGTCGCAAATTCTTCATTCTGGATCAAGCCGAAGTTGGTTGATCAAACAAGCCTTGGGAAGATCTTCGTTTTTTGAGCGCATGACGCGCCCGAGGAGTCCCCAGATGTTTACCAAACCTGTTATCGGTTTGAATGCCAACTTTCGGAATGCTACCCATGATCGGCCAGCGTTCTCCTTTATCTCTGCCGGATACTTTGATGCAGTGATTTCGGCAGGCGGGATTCCCGTGGTCCTCCCACCGGTTGCCACCCCGGAAGACCAGCAGGCTGTTCTGCAGCGGCTGGACGGCGTGGTGATGATTGGTGGTCCGGATTTGGATCCTAATCGGGACGGGTTCATGCGTCACGCTTCCATCCGCATGATGGAGCCGCGTCGTGAAGAAGCCGACCGTTCGATGATGAAATTGATCGCCCAGATGCGACTGCCGGTGTTCGGTATTGGGGTCGGTATGCAATTGCTCAACGTTGCCATGGGTGGCAACTTGTTCATGCACAT
This genomic interval carries:
- a CDS encoding gamma-glutamyl-gamma-aminobutyrate hydrolase family protein; its protein translation is MFTKPVIGLNANFRNATHDRPAFSFISAGYFDAVISAGGIPVVLPPVATPEDQQAVLQRLDGVVMIGGPDLDPNRDGFMRHASIRMMEPRREEADRSMMKLIAQMRLPVFGIGVGMQLLNVAMGGNLFMHIPEDLPGALPHHDTIDKHHRHGLDVVPGTLMEKIFGDGEVRVNSSHHMAIDELAPGFTVSARSPDGVIEAIESIHEDWFAIGTQFHPEAESASALDQRIFEEFVEGVVAVKSGGVRVAAA